aaaatgtcttggtttgCTGAaccattaagagttcctttcactggaactaagaggTCGagtccaactcctgaaaaacaaccccacaccataatctccCCTCCATTTAACTTTACACTTGagacaatgcagtcagacaagtactgttttcctggcaactgccaaacgcAGACTCATCTATAGGCTTGCCAgacggagaagtgtgattcgtcactccagagaacacgtctccactgctctagagtccagtagtGTCGTGCTTTACAcgactgcatctgacactttgcattgcacatGGTGCTctgaggcttggatgcagctgctcagccatggaaacccattccatgaagctctctacacactgttcttgagctaatctgaagaccacatgaactttagaggtctgtagcaactgactctgcAAAAAGCTGGCGATCTCTGAACACTacgcacctcagcatccactgaccccactctgtgattttatatgGCCTACCATTTTGTGTCTGAGCTGCTGTTGTACCCAAGTGCTTCCacttttgttataataccactaacagctgattgtggaatatttagtagaaaGGAAActtcaggactggacttgttacacaggtggcatcctgtcaTGGTATCATGCTGGCattcattgagctcctgagagcgatcCATTCTTCTTTCTAATCTATCTCAGCTATGGTATTATTCTTTTGATACACATATATTTTACATAATTTGATTTAAGCTCTTTGGCTTTTTCCTCATGTTTGTACATACTCATAGGAATTTCtcataatattttataataCTACTGCTCAGACTCCTTACCTGATAATTTATTATATTCACATGTTTTACTGGATGCCGCtgcctttcttttttgtttttcccttgtTTGGGCAGTAGGCACCCTCAACCACATGACTCTGTTGAGCAGTGGGCAGGTATAAATAACGTGTTCCCTGTAAAAttgttaagtctgaagaagggcagctGTTACTTCTTCTAAAGATGTTTGtattaaatttttaattcagGAGCTCCatgttggtgtgcagacttCTTTTTCGCtcagcaacccattctttcacaaatgcttgtagCAGCagcctgcatgcctaggtgcttggatttatacacctgtggccatggaagtgattggaacacctgaattcaatgatttggtgaatacttctggcaatacaGTGTACTACTACATTACAGAATGAGCTGTATAAAAACTATCACTTCCAAATAAATTACTGATTATGTAAAATTTTGTCAATTCTTCTTATTCTGTTCTGTAAGCAAAGTGAGAGCCATACAAACAAAACTGTGAATTACAGTTTATGCTCTCAAAGACAAACCAACATACCCTCTCCCCGGGGGGTTTTGCAAGAATGATGGGGGTTTTCTGAATGAGAGGACCTGGTGGATCCTCGCTTCCATcctggaaagaaaattattcgAGTCACTATTCTGAGGTACAAAACTAGCGGCCATAGCAACACATCGTTTGAATGAATTACCCTTCGCTCTCTCGGCTGGTATTCCCGATCTCGACTGGGTCCGGACAGGTTTTGCCCTGGAGGCCCAACATCTCTGTCCCCACGGCGTCGCCTCCTTCTGCGTCCTTGCCCGTACATGCCGGGTTGACTGTGACCGGACTCGGACATGTCGCGACACACCTGCACAGCTGAAGATAATAGAAAACTCGGGGTCCAAGTAGAGCCAGATTACAGCTAAAAATTATTTCCAGTAAGATGGTCTAGGAGACAGACTTCAAATGCCGACGACTCTACATGTGGCTGTTAATATCGTTAACATTAAAGGCGATTACTTAACGAAAAGGGATACAGGTATAATATCAACCTCAACGATTGGCATAAACAACGGTAGCCAAAGCGTCCAGATgaattgtttgttttgctcttcGGCGTTTGCCGTACGTGGTGCAACTTGAACGGATAGTGAAAGCGTTAATGTTCCACCCGCCCGAAAACCTCGTATGTCAAAAACAAACGCATATGTTTCGTCTGGTAAATGGAGTCGATTTGAAACATTGATTGATATGAATAGTTCCCCCATTGTAGACTAGTttgatcatatatatatatatatatatatatatatatatatatatatatatatatatatatatatatatatatatatatatatatatatatatatatatatatatatatcatcaaGAATtgcatttaaacaaacaaatcttAATCTATATTTTAAAACAGCCATCTACACATCTACAATATTGTAACTGAAATTGGCTTagactcatatttttatttatatttttatactctttttaggaaaaaaaacagtggtttACTATGATGCTGATCtaagtaaaagttaaaaaaaaaaaaggataatatTACAAATGAAAATATGTTCCCAGGATATTctatataatttaattttttttttttttttggctgctccctttatggGTTGCCGCAGTGggtcatctgccttcatctcaccctgtccctagcatcgtcctctgtcacaccaaacctctgcatgtcctccttcactaaatCCATGAATttgctctgtggtcttcctcttttcctcctgcctggcagttcAATATTCTGCATGCTTTGTCCAGTATATACACTATccatcctctgcacatgtccaagcCATCTCAGTCTTGTTTCTCTGACTTTGCCTCCAAACTGTttgacctgagctgtccctctaatGTCCTTACTTCTGATCCTGTCCTTTCTGGTCACTCTCAGTGAAAATCTTAGTATCTTGGCTCTGCCACCTCTAGCTCCacctcttctttttattttattttttgttagtgccaccatctccaaaccatacatacAAGTCTTATTACAATCCTATAAAGCTTCCAATTCACTCCTGCTACTATCCTTCTTTCACAAATCAACCCCtatgacactcatctccaccgtCTCTACCctacctgcactctcttcttcacctctgttGTGCACTGTCCTTTtctttggatggtgttctgctccttgcagcttcactgttacacctgcctccctctcattcacacacattattctgtattctgtcttgctccTACTGACTTTCACTCTTCTCCAAAGTGTATCTCCACCTGCCTCCTGCTCTCACTATAGATCACAGTGtaatctgcaaacatcatagtccactgGACTAAAAAGCAAGCATCACATCTGCAGAGCTCTTTCTCAACATGAAGtcatgctgctgctcactgaccaTCACCTCTTTTCCTAACGTAGCGTCAACAAATCTTTTCCTTAGTGTCATGGTATGGCTCACCACCTTTATCCCTATGAAGTTATTGCAGGTCTGCACCTCAtccttgttcttgaaaactgGTACTAATGcgcttcttctccattcctctgGCATTCTCTCTGCTTATTTCTCATAAAGGGCATATAAACAGTATAAAGCACATATTTAGATGTTAAACAATTAAAGGACGGATAATAAGTGTCATGCGGCATAAGATTTGTTCAAGTAAAGAGAgtaatatttttcataatttcctttaaattaaaaataatatataaatccTGGACTTCATGTGTTAACTATTTAGCATGGAATAACTTTGTGTTAAACTGCaataaaatttgattaaattaCTATGTAGACTGAAATTGCAGCACCAAGTAAGTATATAAAAAATGTTTCTCTAAATTTAGAGGAATACTAAACTTGACTTGGCTTGTCCAGTTAGCGGGTAAAGCATCGATGCATTGTGGGAGATGTAGGCCTGCCTCTTCCGGTTTAAACCGGATGTGGATGAGTTCGGCGTAGCGATCTGGACGCCATAAAAGCCAGGACGGCGTCTTCAGATGTcgcaattaaatattttttttctttgttttttaaatgtgcagattGGTCGTTTCATCCTACCCACAGCTGACTGGGCTCATTGCACCAGGTTTAAAGGAACTGAATCCACTTGTAGTTTCACAGTAAATGAGTTGTACGGACCGTCTGCTGTTACTGGTACTTGTGGACAGGGGTAAGTATGAAGTGCTCATAGTATAGTAATAGATCAACCACAGCAGTTCTTCCATGCATTATCTAACACTTATCAGGTACAGTTAGATGGAAAAGTGCTATTGTGATGGTGGGGTGTGCTGGCAAAAAGGCACAATCTGTGGAGGATGAATGTGAAGACACTAATCATTACTAAATTAAGTATGATTAAGTATTGGGCAGTTTCTATGgaattcatttttacttttaaataatcagttagtttagttttgtttgtttgcaataTCTTCAAATTAAAACCTACtcaatattggatttttgagctgattaaaaaaaaatgtaggaagTAAACTTCCCTGATTTCTACTCTGTTACGTTTATTCCCACTAGGCATTTCCCTGGTTTGCtcagccaaaaagaaaaaaaccttttgTATGCAGAAATTAAGCTATGTTGATGACACTTGCATGCTTTGTTCAGTAAAATAATATTCACCCATTAATTTTTACAGTTGTTAAAGTCAAAAGTAAAGTCAAAACATAAGCATGTACAGTGGGGAAGAAATaatgctgaatttgtaagtttgctcacttataAAAGAagtgaacagtctctaatttttatggtagtttatttttaatgggTAATGACAGAATATCTTCTAAGTTTCTTGGCTGCCACTTGGTAGATCAAAGCTTCAGGTCCCTTTACAGATTTTCTAtagagactggctaggccactgcataaccttaatgtgcttctgctttagccactcctttgttaccTTGGAGATATGTTGTGGGTCCTCGTCATACATACCCGTCCATGACCCATCTTCTTCGTCCAAGATTTTATGGTACCTAGTCGTTTTGGGGCCCTAGGCGAGTTGAAGGTCCAGCATGTGATCAGTCATTCAATACAAATATCAGTCATGCATATTTTGATTATAGAACAGCCCATAAACCTGATGATCATGTGTCCCCACAGacccaaatgtttttttgttttttgtttttggccacagcagcttttaatcGACAGTGTAGATGTgggaaaacatgcagaaaagATCAACAGTCCAGGACTCAAACTTGCGCTGCCTGTTTCAGCCTCGCAGCAGacgtggtcgcctgctccaccactgagccactcCGGTGCCCAACCTAAGTGTTTTTATCTAGCTTTTCCCTGACACTTAGTGGAGACTGAGAGAAGCTATGTGGTATATGATGAATATGTttgaaaagtaaacaaaatgaaataaggtttgcagtgttaaaaaaaaatgcaatttcaaaacGTTTTTTGTGAGGACACTTAGGCTCAGTAAACTACTGTGATAAacaactataaataaaatgttttgtacaACATTCATGAAGTGATGAGGCCCTACAAACAAACACGAGTTAGTTCTTCCCTCTCGTCCTGCTGTACGAACTGACAGAAACCTCTTTTGTTtagtttgcatttatttatcacATGAAGAGgacaaaataacaataatagtaataatacaGTTCAATAGTAATAGTTTATAAATTGTAGtagtttataaattagatgttcactggcaaattTAAGACGGGtctgtacatgtgccttcttgagcaggggaTCATGCTGGCACTGCAAGATTTTGGTCAGTTACAGCGTAGTGTGTTACTGATGGGTGTTTTTGGTGACTGTGGTTCCAAtagccttcagatcattaacgtAGCTCCTTCCGTGTAGTTCTGAGTTGATCCTCCatctttctcatgatcatcttcaccccatgaggcaagatcttgcatggagcacCAGACCGAGAACGATTGATagtcattttatgtttcttctaTTACTCaataatcacaccaacagttgtcaccttctgACCAAGTTTCTTGcagatggtcttgtagcccattccagtcttgtgcaggtctacaattttGTTTCTGacatcctttgacagctctttggtcttcccatggtggtggagaaaccgacaggtgtgctttatacacataacaaGTTGAGATCAGAAGTATCTGCAATTGATTGATAAGCTGTcatctgtgtgccacatgggcaGACAGCCagtctgtgggagccagaattctggctggtttgtaggggatcaaatacttatttaacTCAATGTCATACGAATCAATTTATGACTTTTGTGTAATTATGACTGTTAAATTCCTTTTAAGTGAGCAatcttacaaattcagcaggggatcaaatcaTTATTTCTCCCACTGTAAATGAATTATACCGATAGACTGTATTGGTTTGCTGGTTTTGCACTCCACATTGTGAAGCATGTAAGCATTTTGGAGCCAGAAATTATTATATCTGGACTGGAGAGCAGAGTGTTACGTCTCAGCTAACATTAGCAAGCTTTTTTAGTAAGCCGTATTCATAAGCAGTGGATTGGACAGAGAAAATGTTAACCACAGATTATATccgaaacaaaaaataaataaagacacagACTGCATCAGAGCTAACCTGGGGAGATATTTTACTTCCCATAGTGTACTATTGTTTTTTGTACACAAATTGGTAGCAGTTCATCCAAGGGCACAGCAGAAGGTACTTGCATGACACAAAAACAGTCAAGCTTTCCCATATTTCCAGTGTTTATCTTAACTTCACTTTCTGTAAATATCTCTCAAAAAAACGTTTGAAAAGCATCACCATCCCCGTGCATGCTTGGTGCAGCCACAGACGCCTAGGAGTGCAACCTGGCCAGTCAGCCAGTGATCGATTGTGATTGATCAGCAGTTTATTATAAACCGAGTTTTCATTAGAAGTTTCATCATTTATGACTGTGCATCACTGCGAAAATCACAGTAATTCAAAGAACTGACAGCTTTTAATGTCTTCAAGTTAAAAattaatagaaaataaacaaagacataaatAAAGAAGTTCTGACATTTtaggaaacatgaaaaaaagaagaagaaaaaaaagacaatattaaaatttaaCCTGGTATTCAGATATTGTGTCATATGTCAGAACTGAAATAACGCTCCATATGTCCTTTGGCTTGTCTTACAGAGAAGCTGATTTTGTGGATAAAACTCTTAACATTCTGCTGATGCGTGCCGATTGGTCTGTTGAGGATTTATGACATTAAACGCTCCCTTGAATCCCCCATTTACAGATGATTTATTCTTGGCAATCTCCCAACCACCCCCTGTGAAACCAGAAGTACAGAGAATGGAGATTCTCGACTATATCAGGAGCTCTTAGATGTATAGAAAAGATGTATGTAGTTCTGCATCTGAGAAGTGAAGTGCTGAAGTCCTGTCGGCTTTCCTTTAACCATTCCttgtaatggccagcagggggcaaacTCATATGATTGCAAAACATTGGAGACCTCACAGGCATCCAATAATATGGAACTCTATAGAGAAAACAGCACTCAGCACTGTTGCTCTAAACAGTAGTTTCAGTTCTTGAATATAAGTTCATTAATTTAATTCTGGTTCCCGTAAGTGCCCAGAAGGACAATGAGCATGTTATACTTTACCATGAGACTAACAAGACATTAGCCAATGATCATGCAGAGCATGCTTGTGTCTCAGTGAGATCCTGTCTGgatttaaaaaatctaaaatggCAACAGCAACAGTGATGGCTTTGTCTGTCTTTTATATAGTCCGTGATGCTAACACATGTCCATGTTGTAGTACTCATTACTGCAATGCACTTGTGGGAAAAAATGGAGTTGGGGCCATTCTGCtggaaaaatttaaaaacacatcaagcATCTTTTCAGTATTATGTTCCATTCAAATGTATCAACGCATATCATGCATACAAACAAGAGCCTGTTGCCATGTGAGAGGCTGTACTCTTAGACACTGATGTGCTGTGGGCAAGGCATAGAcagtgtaaaagatggatgtaaccactgtgacatcacccactgagTAATGAAGTCGTGCTTTGAAGCCTGTAGAGAGATGAGCATTTTTACTGTCACCATTGCTTGTGATGAGTGAGGTGTGCAGATTTGGCTGTGAAACTGCACACTCTTTGACAAGTCGTTTGTCAAAGAGCATATCCTTCCTTTCTGATGCTCAGAGGGACCCAAGATTTAGAATACAGACTCTACATTTTAGTCAGTATGAcctaaaatgagtgactgagaccataaattcAACAGATCAGAGGGATGTTTTCTTTTAGAACACTGGAAGATATctccccctggtggccattgaAAAGATTTATTACGACAGTGAGGTGGGCTTCACTTTTGAGACCCAAAAGCTGCATCTGTCTGTTTAGCTAGTTCACAGGCTGTTGTTAATGTTTGCTAATTGGCACTAATGAGGTCTTAGGCTTACAAGAATTGAATTCCACCTTGATGTAGACGTAAGCCAATCTGCTGAGCAAGTTAAAGTTTTGTCCTGAATGTAGCAACACAAGTGAGAATTTAACAATAATTCAGTAGCTGTTGTGGAGAGTTTTCTCTTAGAGCTTCAGATGTGtgagaaaaatgtcagtgagtCACCAAAGTGTGGTTCATCCTCTGGCAGTCATAAATTTTGTGAAAATCTTTGGCATGACAAAGTTCATAACAATCTGTAAATTCCAGACAATATTCTGTGTTTGCAAGTGATGCCTGTGCTTTGACAATGATGTTCAGGACATCTAATGTGAATTTAATCTCAAACATTTCAAGTGAGCTGTCATTTCTGCTTGAATTTACAGACTGCACAGCTACTTATGTCTGAAGACTCAAGCAGCGATGGAGAGTGGTGTGTATCTTCTAGGAAGTGTGTGTACCCAGCAGCAAAATGTTgggaatgtgggaaaaaaatccacaatCTCACTAAATTGATCTCACACTATAAAAGCCACAATATCAAAGCCACCTGCCACATCTGCAAGGTTACGTTCCGTCGCCTGACGTCCCTCTCAACACACCTGGATAATGCACACCTGCCACCTGTCTGCAAAACGTGTCATCAGTCTTTCAGCAACGTCTGGGAGCTGAACAAACATGCGGGGAGACGCTGCATGGGCTCTGAGTTATATCAAGAAGATTCCTCTTTGATTTGTAAGAGGCAGAACAGTGAAAGctctcctaatgagatgacgatGCAGCAAAATGCAAATACTGTACTACATGACTCGCTGCCAGTGTTGAGGTCTGCCCAAAGACCTGAGATGAAGCCTGAGACACCTGAAAACAGTGTGGAGTATGTATTGGGTGCAGATGATGAGGATATTGGCACTGGAAGTCATTCTGACAAGGCAGATGATTCAACAAGCTCTGAATCTGAAGACGAAGGCAAAACGCACTCTAAACCTAATAACCTGTGTCCAGATCTTTCTGAAATCGGAGGTTGCTCAAACCCAAGTTTGCCCAGTGATTCTAGTGATTTTTCAGGTGGTCCAGATTCTAAAGCAACATCGGCACCCCTTCCTAGTGCTCACAGTTTAATGTGCACAGTGTGTGGCCGAGGCCCATTTAGGTCACTTAAGCTTCAtatgctgcactgcagtggtgtaAGGGTAAAATATCAGTGCTGTGTTTGCCGGAGGGTCTTTCTAACTGAAGATGCTGTTAAGGAACACCACATGGCTTTGTATGCCTGTGACATCTGTGGTGAAGTGTTCAGTCACAGGAACTTGTACTGTAGTCACCAGTGTCCCAAAGGAAACAAGTCACCTTTGGTGCTCTTTTGCTCTGAGTCAATGCCGAAAGCATGTAAGATATGCAAATGCTGTTTTACCTCTGAGAAATTTTTGTTAGACCATGTAACCAAAGCTCACACATCAGTGGTCAGCACCAAGGTATGCATTATTACTAATCCATCACTGTTGACTGATGATAACCCAGGTGTCCGTATCACAAAAGTCGAGTTCCAGTCAACCATCTCTAGTCCAAAGTTAGTGAACCAGGCCATTAATGGAAAGCACAATGTTGTCCAAACATTAGTGACAAACGGTGCCCTAGCTCAGCTGAACCAGCAGCCTTCAAGCCACCTTTGTGCACCTCTTTCTGTCCTTTCTAGGCCCACTGATGCAAACCATGAGACCGCCTCCTCTAACCCCACCTCACGACCAATGCCCACTATCCTGGCCATGTTTGAGAATGACAGCCATCACTTGGCATTGATGAAACGCATGAACACCAGCTGGCGCGCCAAGGCTCCTTATCCCTGCAGGCAGTGTGGTGCCGTCCTGCGGCAGCCGTCGCTTATCATCAGCCACCGCTACCTCCACCGAGGCCACCGCTCGCACCAGTGCCCATGCGGACGAGCTTTTAAACACCGACTGCACCTCCTGCGACACTGTGTTCAGCATGCAGAGGCCATAAGCTACATCTGTGTCTGCTGTGGGGACACTTTCACAGGAGCAAAACTCCTGGCTCAGCACCTGAAGGGCCAGTCCCTTAAAAAATCTCCCTCTGGGTGCACTTGGAAAAGAAAAGTCAAGAGGACGTGCAGAATGCCCTTTACGTGCGACTGCGGAGAACTGTTTTTTAGGCCTTCGGCTTACATATGGCACCAACTTAAGAACAGGACAAGAAGTAACAAACTGAAGAAGCCTATGATATGACAAAgtatcagtttttatttacacaagCACTAAATCAAAATAGATGAGTCACACATGACACCTGGTTGTCACCGTTTTGTTTAATTCATGTGTCTCCAAGTGacaaaatcaaagcaaaaacataTACACAGTCATTCTAAATGGCTTTTGAATTACAAGCATGTCCTAATTGATTATTAACATATCTTTAACCATGTGCAAATTTTACATATTAATTTTctcataatttttttctgctgctacaCTAACCAccagaataagaaaaaaaaaaaagagtagctgacaaggaacatttttttttcagtactcCATTTAAAACTCCAGTTAATCCTCCAGAGGAAAGGTTGGTCCAGTTTTTAGCTGTTCACAAAAAGTGAGTTCTTATCAGTGAGGTTTGTAGAGGAGTTTgatcttgttttctgtttaaataCAGCTGATTCATATGTTGTTCTCCTTTGTGACGCTGAAGAGGCCATGATATTTAGGAATGAAAtagaggtttgtttgtttggttggttgtgATGTTATCCTGATGTTTAAAACGTCATGATTTCGTTAGCCCtaaatattttgttgttgttgtaatatTTGCCCACTAGATGGTGCAGCTGGGTTGCTAAAAAAAACGAGCTTATGAGGCCACTGAAGTTTATTTGTTCTCAACAGGTGTAAAGTGTTGGATGCTCTTCAGGTatcaaactgctgcagctttGAATGCTGACATAAGTCTGTGAGGTTCAGTTAACAGTCATGGAAACCCTCATGTCTTGCAGTTCGAAATAAAGGTTTCTTTTCATCATACTTAAGTTGAGATTCAGTTCATTCTCTTCATTCACCAAAGTCCATTACTGttgaatacattttcatttgaGATTCACTTAAAGGGTTACAAGAAAGCAGAATAATGATTGAGACAATGTGTATTTGATTAAGCCTGTTTGCAAACAATGCTTATTTGCAGTCATTCTGTCTGGTAATGAGAAAACGGTTAGATTAACACTGAAATACTGcgcaaaataaaattaacatgCAAAATAGCTTATTCCACAGGAATAAACTAGGAGTGTAGA
This window of the Archocentrus centrarchus isolate MPI-CPG fArcCen1 chromosome 16, fArcCen1, whole genome shotgun sequence genome carries:
- the LOC115794384 gene encoding zinc finger protein 70, giving the protein MSEDSSSDGEWCVSSRKCVYPAAKCWECGKKIHNLTKLISHYKSHNIKATCHICKVTFRRLTSLSTHLDNAHLPPVCKTCHQSFSNVWELNKHAGRRCMGSELYQEDSSLICKRQNSESSPNEMTMQQNANTVLHDSLPVLRSAQRPEMKPETPENSVEYVLGADDEDIGTGSHSDKADDSTSSESEDEGKTHSKPNNLCPDLSEIGGCSNPSLPSDSSDFSGGPDSKATSAPLPSAHSLMCTVCGRGPFRSLKLHMLHCSGVRVKYQCCVCRRVFLTEDAVKEHHMALYACDICGEVFSHRNLYCSHQCPKGNKSPLVLFCSESMPKACKICKCCFTSEKFLLDHVTKAHTSVVSTKVCIITNPSLLTDDNPGVRITKVEFQSTISSPKLVNQAINGKHNVVQTLVTNGALAQLNQQPSSHLCAPLSVLSRPTDANHETASSNPTSRPMPTILAMFENDSHHLALMKRMNTSWRAKAPYPCRQCGAVLRQPSLIISHRYLHRGHRSHQCPCGRAFKHRLHLLRHCVQHAEAISYICVCCGDTFTGAKLLAQHLKGQSLKKSPSGCTWKRKVKRTCRMPFTCDCGELFFRPSAYIWHQLKNRTRSNKLKKPMI